A DNA window from Ostrea edulis chromosome 5, xbOstEdul1.1, whole genome shotgun sequence contains the following coding sequences:
- the LOC130046324 gene encoding perlucin-like protein gives MNSLASTKLVVIMIRTAGYTIFFFSIVSACLPGWHPFNNSCYHVSIEDESWMDGMKMCEIHGGYLVHIETAEEDNFITQQMQAYALHDIWVGGSDWTNEGTWVWEPEGKTFQYFNFAPHKPNNAHGQNCLSKAMSHNYQWDDEDCDDYMEYICEKANTDIGSLVG, from the exons atgaACTCATTGGCGTCGACGAAGTTGGTAGTTATCATGATAAGAACAGCTGGATATAccattttcttcttttccattg TCTCTGCTTGTTTACCTGGATGGCACCCTTTCAATAATTCCTGCTACCATGTATCGATAGAGGATGAATCCTGGATGGATGGAATG aaaatgtgtgaaatacatggCGGATACCTTGTCCATATAGAGACGGCTGAAGAAGACAATTTCATAACCCAACAAATGCAAGCGTACGCTC TGCACGACATTTGGGTGGGTGGTTCTGACTGGACGAACGAAGGAACATGGGTTTGGGAACCAGAGGGAAagacttttcaatactttaaCTTTGCACCTCATAAACCAAACAACGCCCATGGTCAAAACTGTCTGTCCAAGGCCATGTCCCATAATTACCAATGGGACGACGAAGACTGCGATGACTATATGGAATACATATGTGAGAAAGC AAACACAGACATAGGATCTCTTGTAGGATGA
- the LOC130046473 gene encoding perlucin-like, giving the protein MYSELGMLRFVEFASPDIILQRMCEMHGGNLVHIETAEEDNFITQQMRTYALGDIWMGGSDWTKEGTWVWEPEGRIFQYSNFAHGKPNNAHGQNCLSKAQAHHYQWDDYDCDEHIKYICEKANTNIQYPVG; this is encoded by the exons atgtattcaGAATTGGGAATGTTAAGATTTGTGGAATTTGCAAGTCCAGATATTATATTACAGAGAATGTGTGAAATGCATGGCGGAAACCTTGTCCATATAGAGACGGCTGAAGAAGACAATTTCATAACCCAACAAATGCGCACGTACGCTC TAGGCGACATTTGGATGGGTGGTTCTGACTGGACGAAGGAAGGAACATGGGTTTGGGAACCAGAGGGAAGGATTTTCCAGTACTCTAACTTTGCACATGGTAAACCAAACAACGCCCATGGTCAAAACTGTCTGTCCAAGGCGCAAGCTCATCATTATCAATGGGACGATTACGATTGCGAtgaacatataaaatatatatgtgagAAAGC aAACACAAACATACAGTATCCAGTAGGATGA